In Bos indicus isolate NIAB-ARS_2022 breed Sahiwal x Tharparkar unplaced genomic scaffold, NIAB-ARS_B.indTharparkar_mat_pri_1.0 scaffold_62, whole genome shotgun sequence, one genomic interval encodes:
- the LOC139182020 gene encoding zinc finger protein 420-like isoform X1 yields MLENYGNLASLGLVISKPDLVTFLEQMKDPWDTRRMETPAVHPGQKHYKCNICGKVFSNSPNLSRHRKIHTGRKCFKCTACGKAFNQSSYLTEHQRIHAGEKPYKCTECGKTFIYCSRVTQHQRIHTGERPYKCTACGKAFKHSSTLTEHQRIHTGERLYKCTECGKAFTRYSLLTEHQRIHTGERPYKCTECGKAFNWHLSLTVHQRTHTGEKPYKCKECGKAFISCSNLTRHQRIHTGERPYKCTDCGKAFTRYSSLTQHQRIHTGERPYKCTECGKAFNWHLSLTVHQRTHTGEKPYKCKECGKAFICCSHLTQHQRIHTGERPYKCTECGKAFTCCSHLTQHQRIHTGERPYKCTECGKAFTCYSLLTQHQRIHTGERPYKCTECGKAFTCYSLLTQHQRIHTGEKPYKCKDCGKAFIHCSHLTRHQRIHTGERLYKCTDCGKAFSRSSGLSQHQRIHTAGKSQKCKECGKGFHHSHHLTHHQRIHTAEKP; encoded by the exons ATGTTAGAGAACTACGGGAACCTGGCCTCCTTGG GTCTTGTGATCTCTAAGCCGGACCTGGTCACATTTCTGGAGCAAATGAAGGATCCCTGGGATACACGGAGAATGGAGACGCCAGCCGTGCACCCAG GG CAGAAACATTACAAGTGTAATATATGTGGGAAAGTCTTTAGTAACTCACCAAATCTAAGTAGACATAGGAAAATTCATACAGGAAGGAaatgtttcaaatgtacagcatgCGGCAAAGCCTTTAATCAGAGTTCATATTTAACTGAACATCAGCGAATCCATGCTggggagaaaccatacaaatgtacagaatgtggcaaaaccTTTATCTATTGTTCACGTGTTActcaacatcagcgaattcatactggggagagaccttataaatgtacagcaTGTGGCAAGGCTTTTAAGCATAGTTCAACTTTAACTGAACATCAGcgaatccatactggggagagactttataaatgtacagaatgtggcaaagcctttacccGTTATTCACTTCTTACTGAGCATCAAcgaatccatactggggagagaccttataaatgtacagaatgtggcaaagcctttaactggCATCTGAGTCTTACTGTACATCAGCGAActcatactggggagaaaccatacaaatgtaaagaatgtggcaaagcctttatctCTTGTTCAAATCTTACTCGACATCAAcgaatccatactggggagagaccttataaatgtacagactgtggcaaagcctttacccGTTATTCATCTCTTACTCAGCATCAAcgaatccatactggggagagaccttataaatgtacagaatgtggcaaagcctttaactggCATCTGAGTCTTACTGTACATCAGCGAActcatactggggagaaaccatacaaatgtaaagaatgtggcaaagcctttatctGTTGTTCACATCTTACTCAACATCAAcgaatccatactggggagagaccttataaatgtacagaatgtggcaaagcctttacctGTTGTTCACATCTTACTCAACATCAAcgaatccatactggggagagaccttataaatgtacagaatgtggcaaagcctttacctGTTATTCACTTCTTACTCAGCATCAAcgaatccatactggggagagaccttataaatgtacagaatgtggcaaagcctttacctGTTATTCACTTCTTACTCagcatcagcgaattcatactggggagaaaccatataaatgtaaagactgtggcaaagcctttatcCATTGTTCACATCTTACTCGACATCAAcgaatccatactggggagagacTTTATAAATGTACAGACTGTGGCAAAGCCTTTTCCCGGAGTTCaggtctttctcaacatcagagaattcatactgcaGGGAAATCTCagaaatgtaaggaatgtggcaaAGGATTTCATCACAGCCATCACCTCACTCACCATCAGAGAATACATACTGCAGAGAAACCCTAG
- the LOC139182020 gene encoding zinc finger protein 678-like isoform X2 yields the protein MLENYGNLASLGLVISKPDLVTFLEQMKDPWDTRRMETPAVHPGRKCFKCTACGKAFNQSSYLTEHQRIHAGEKPYKCTECGKTFIYCSRVTQHQRIHTGERPYKCTACGKAFKHSSTLTEHQRIHTGERLYKCTECGKAFTRYSLLTEHQRIHTGERPYKCTECGKAFNWHLSLTVHQRTHTGEKPYKCKECGKAFISCSNLTRHQRIHTGERPYKCTDCGKAFTRYSSLTQHQRIHTGERPYKCTECGKAFNWHLSLTVHQRTHTGEKPYKCKECGKAFICCSHLTQHQRIHTGERPYKCTECGKAFTCCSHLTQHQRIHTGERPYKCTECGKAFTCYSLLTQHQRIHTGERPYKCTECGKAFTCYSLLTQHQRIHTGEKPYKCKDCGKAFIHCSHLTRHQRIHTGERLYKCTDCGKAFSRSSGLSQHQRIHTAGKSQKCKECGKGFHHSHHLTHHQRIHTAEKP from the exons ATGTTAGAGAACTACGGGAACCTGGCCTCCTTGG GTCTTGTGATCTCTAAGCCGGACCTGGTCACATTTCTGGAGCAAATGAAGGATCCCTGGGATACACGGAGAATGGAGACGCCAGCCGTGCACCCAG GAAGGAaatgtttcaaatgtacagcatgCGGCAAAGCCTTTAATCAGAGTTCATATTTAACTGAACATCAGCGAATCCATGCTggggagaaaccatacaaatgtacagaatgtggcaaaaccTTTATCTATTGTTCACGTGTTActcaacatcagcgaattcatactggggagagaccttataaatgtacagcaTGTGGCAAGGCTTTTAAGCATAGTTCAACTTTAACTGAACATCAGcgaatccatactggggagagactttataaatgtacagaatgtggcaaagcctttacccGTTATTCACTTCTTACTGAGCATCAAcgaatccatactggggagagaccttataaatgtacagaatgtggcaaagcctttaactggCATCTGAGTCTTACTGTACATCAGCGAActcatactggggagaaaccatacaaatgtaaagaatgtggcaaagcctttatctCTTGTTCAAATCTTACTCGACATCAAcgaatccatactggggagagaccttataaatgtacagactgtggcaaagcctttacccGTTATTCATCTCTTACTCAGCATCAAcgaatccatactggggagagaccttataaatgtacagaatgtggcaaagcctttaactggCATCTGAGTCTTACTGTACATCAGCGAActcatactggggagaaaccatacaaatgtaaagaatgtggcaaagcctttatctGTTGTTCACATCTTACTCAACATCAAcgaatccatactggggagagaccttataaatgtacagaatgtggcaaagcctttacctGTTGTTCACATCTTACTCAACATCAAcgaatccatactggggagagaccttataaatgtacagaatgtggcaaagcctttacctGTTATTCACTTCTTACTCAGCATCAAcgaatccatactggggagagaccttataaatgtacagaatgtggcaaagcctttacctGTTATTCACTTCTTACTCagcatcagcgaattcatactggggagaaaccatataaatgtaaagactgtggcaaagcctttatcCATTGTTCACATCTTACTCGACATCAAcgaatccatactggggagagacTTTATAAATGTACAGACTGTGGCAAAGCCTTTTCCCGGAGTTCaggtctttctcaacatcagagaattcatactgcaGGGAAATCTCagaaatgtaaggaatgtggcaaAGGATTTCATCACAGCCATCACCTCACTCACCATCAGAGAATACATACTGCAGAGAAACCCTAG